Within the Pirellulaceae bacterium genome, the region GGCGACAGCTTGCCGACGGCCAGTGGCTGGACATCACCGAAATGAGCGAAACCGGTGGAGCTGACATTAATTCGACGGATGGCATGGCCTTTGATGCGGATCACGATGGTGACTTAGATCTATTCGTCGCCAACGACGGCCCCAATGAACTGTTCAACAACAATCTAAACGGCACGTTCCGCCCGCTGGCCGAAGCCCAAGGGATCGCTGGTAATGGCGCAACGCGAGAGATTATCGCCAGCGACTTTGACCACGATCGTGACGTTGATCTGATCGCAATCAATCAACACCCCCCCCACGAAGTCTATCGTAACAATCGTCTCTGGAACTACGAACCAGCAACCGGTTTCGACGAATTCATTAAGTCGCCGATCCAAGCCTGCTTGGCAACAGATCGAGATGTCGATGGGCAAGTTGAATTAGTCACTCTTGGCAAATCAGGATTAGCCGTTTGGCGATCCGAGGATCAAGCCAGCTGGCAATCCACTCCGCTGGGCATTGCTCGCACAGATTTAAGCCCACCCTTGGCGACATCCGATCTCAATGGCAACGGAACCAATGACTTGATCGTGTCAACAAACGATAGTTGGCTCGCGTTGGCAGCGGACGGCAAGCGCGAATTAGCAAGATTCCCCAACAAAGCTCCCTGGCGACTGGCCAACCTCGACGCCGCCAAAGGCCCTTCAGTGATCGCGGTCAAACCGGATGCGACCCCGATCGTCTGGCAGCCTGGTCCCGGTCGCCTTCCTTTCATCATGCTCCAATTCACTGGCAAAGAAGATCAGGGCGAACAAATGCGTTCCAACCGTTCGGGAATTGGGGTGTCCGGCGCGGTTCGCATGGGAACCGACTGGGCCGCCTTCGACACATTTCGTGCCGACAGCGGGCCCGGGCAAAGCTGGCAGCCCATCTCGGTCGGCACAGGGGGTCGAGGACGGATTGATTACGTCAAAATGACTTGGCCAGACGGTGTTTTTCAGACCGAACTGGGCTTAACGAGTGGCCTGCGGCATGTGATCGAAGAAGACCAACGTCAGGTAGCAAGCTGTCCCGTGATTTTTGCGTGGGACGGCCAGCAATACCGGTTCATCACCGACGCACTTGGGGTTGCGGGGATCGGATTCAACGTCGGCTATGGCGAATATGGAGATCCGCGTCCTTGGGAAAATCTTCAACTACCGAGTAATCTGCTCAAAGCTCGACAAGACAAGTTTGAGATCAAGATTGGCGAACCGATGGAAGAAGTCTGCTACTTGGATGCGGCCCGATTGGTTTGCTATGATCTTCCACCGGGTTGGCAGATGGTCATCGATGAGAGATTTCACGTTCTCGGTCCTCCACCTTCCGGACAACCGATTTTTTATCGCCACGAACACCTGCCAATTGCTGCGACCAACGATCGCGGCCAGGATCTGCTTGCTCTCTTGAAAACGGCAGACTTTCAGGCTGCCCAACCGGGACAGCGCGATTCTCGCTTCTTGGGTTTGAACAAGGCGCATGACGTCATCTTGGAATTTTCGATCTCACTCGATCAGCCCGATTTATATCTGATGATGGATGGCTGGATCGAATATCCATATTCACAAACCATGTTTGCCGCCTGGCAAGCCGATGCGTCCTACGACGCACCAACGATCGAAGTCGAAGACACCGATGGAGTTTGGCACATCGTCACCGAACAGTTCGGCTATCTGGCAGGTATGCCTCGGCGCGCCCTGCTTCCACTTGATCGCAGTCGGATTCCAGCCGGTGCGAAGAGATTGCGAATCCGGACAAATGTCGAAATCTATTGGGATCGAATCGCCCTGATTCAAGCTGAGACAAATGACACGGTACGAGTCAAATCGATGCCGCTTCGCCAAGCTGTTGTCGACGAAGTTGGCTTTGCCCGTCGCACAAACCTGGCTCAGCATCGCCCACATTACGACTACAATCAACGCGCACCGCTGTGGGACACGCGACATCTCAAAGGCCACTACACCTCCTTCGGTGAAGCGACCCCGTTAGTTACAACCATCGACGATGCGGTTGCCATCATTGGGCCCGGCGAAGAAGTGGAGCTTCGTTTTTCCGATCAATCGGAGCAACTCCCGACGGATTGGTCACGGACGTTCGTGTTGGAACTAAATGGTTGGTGCAAGGACATGGACCTTTACACGCGCGACGGTGCCACCGTCGCGCCACTCCCGCGCCGCCACCCTACAAAGAATCCCGCAGAACTGCAGCAGCGTGACCAACTGCACCAGCAGTTTAACCAACGTTTCCGATCCGGTTTTTAGCGAGTTTCCATGCAATCCGGTCCTTTCAAACATCCCCGGTCGTTTTAAGCATCGAAGTCATGATCAATCCTTCCGTAAAACCAGCCGATCTCCGAGAGCCAAGCGTGGGCCCTCAAGCGATTGAGATTGGTTCAGTTCGTGTCGACCCACCCGTGTTGCAAGCGCCAATGGCTGGCTTCACCAACTATGCCTTTCGGCAAATCGTGCGGGACTACGGAGGCGCCGGACTTCAAGCAACGGAAATGGTCAACGCCAAAGGATTCGTCTGGATGGACGAGACGCGATGTGAACACCCCGATCGGCTCTGGGGTGTGAAGCAAGAAGCCCGTCCATTGGCAGTTCAAATCTGGGATAACGATCCGACCACGATGGCACGGGTCGGAGCGAGACTCGCCCACGAATACGAAGTCAGCGTCGTTGACATTAATTTTGGATGTCCGGTGCGGCAGGTGACTGAAAAGGCCCACAGCGGTTCTTATTTATTGCGTGACCCAGACCGGATGGGAACGATCATCGAGCGCGTGGTGAAGGCCTGCCATCCCGTGCCGGTCACCGCCAAGATTCGGCTCGGTTGTACGCGGGATTCCGTCAACGCCATCGAGATTGCGCAAGTCGTCGAGTCTGCAGGAGCCTCGGCACTAACGGTTCACGGACGAACTGCGGCAGATTTTTTTCGCGGCTCCGCCGACTGGGATTTAATCTCCGAAATCAAGCCTCATCTGCGACGAATTCCGCTGATCGGGAATGGTGATCTCGATTCACCCGCAAAAGTACTGACCGCCTTTGAACGTTACGCAGTGGACGGCGTCATGATCGCCCGCGCTTGTCTCGGCCGTCCTTGGCTTTTCCAACAAGTCTGCGCCGCCCTCAAGGGTCAGCCGATTCCCCCTGACCCCACCCTCGATCAACAACGAGAATGCATGGTTCGGCACTACCAACTAGTTGTCGAGCGATTCGGTGTAGAAAAGGGAACGATGTTGATGCGTAAATTTGCCTGCTGCTACGCCCAAGGCTTGTTCGGCGCCCGCCAATTCCGGACCCAAGTTGGTAAGGTTTCAACCCCGGATGAGTTTTACCAGGTCGTGAAGGAATACTTTCCGCGTGAGCGCCCCAACGGTAAATCCTGACGCTCGAAACCAGCAACCGAACTGCAACCGAACTCGCGTTCGAACCACCCAGCCAAACTTATTTGTAAGTCTTGAATTCTCCCGCCTTATAACGACGCCAATAATCAGCTAAATCCCGTTTGACTTTGGGAGATAACAGCACCACGCCGAGCACATTTGGAAAGGCCATCGAGAGAATCATCATGTCGGAGAAATCAAGCACTGCCCCCAAATTGACAATTGCACCAATAAAGACGCACGTCACGTAAATACAACGGTAAACGACCGTACTCCGCGCGCCGAATAAGCGTTCCCAACATCGCTCGCCGTAATAGCTCCATGAAATGATTGTCGAAAAGGCAAACAGCACAACAGCGACCGCAAGCACATAGGGAAACCATGAGATCTCACGCTCAAAAGCAACCGACGTCAGGGCTGCTCCTTGCAACCCTTGATCGACGACCCAAGGGTCGTAGTCCCAGGCGTTGGTGATCAAAATCACCAACGCGGTCATCGAACAAACCACAACCGTGTCGATGAATGGCCCCAACAAGGCGACCGCACCCTCCCGAACCGGCTCATCCGTTTTCGCCGCACTGTGAGCAATTGCAGCACTACCAACGCCCGCTTCGTTGCTGAACGCGGCACGCTGAATCCCCAAAACCATCACGCCAACGATCCCACCGCCAAACGCCTGACCGGTAAATGCCTGACTGAAAATGCTGACAACCAGCGCAGGAACATCGGTGATGTGCATCATGATGATCCACAGACAAGCGCCAATGTAGACCAGACACATGGTCGGTACGACCTTTTCCGCTGCCGCACCAATTCGCTTGATCCCTCCGATAATGACAAATCCAACAGCCACAGCGAGCACAATCCCGAAGATGACCAGAAATTTTCGCTTGAACCCGGACATTTCTGATACCAACGCCGCCCGCTGCTCCTCCAATGAAGCCAGTTCGTCAAAACTATCCTCGGCAGCAGCAGTCCGAATTTTCTCATTGAGATCGGACAATTGTTGAATCTGACCACTTTGAATCGTGCTAACCAGTTGGGCACCCGACTGATTGGCCTGGAACATGTTTCCGCCACCAAAACTGGCCATAATACACATCACCGAAAAGACGACGGACAAAACCAATCCCAACGGCCCCAACCCCAGCTCCTTGAGCCCCACATGCAGGTACTGCATCGGGCCGCCCAAAATCGTGCCGTCTGGTTTCACCGTGCGATATTTTTGGCCGAGCGTACATTCCACAAACTTACTTGTCATCCCGAAGACACCGCAAGCAACCATCCAGAAGAAAGCGCCCGGCCCCCCTAAGGTCATGGCAATCGTCACACCTGCGATGTTGCCCAGGCCGACGGTGGCAGATAGAGCCGATGCAAGCGCTTGCAAATGAGTCACTTCACCCGGTTCATTCGGATTGTCGTATCGCCCTCGAACAATCTCAACCGCGTGCCGAAATCCCCAAAAATTGAACCAGCCCATGTAGAACGTGAAAAATACCGACCCCGCAGCCAACCAGAGTACGACGATCGGAGCACCACCAAACTTCTCCTTCAGCAGATAGGGCTTACCAGCCACCGAATGCTGAGGGTCTGTCTTCAACCAGCCTTTGGCCGCCAGTGCATCAACCTGGTCCCAAGTCAAAACTTTATCGGGTTTCAACAACTCTCGTTTTCTCGAGATCTGCTGAAATTCCCCCTGGGGATGTTCCGCATTCTTGACCAAAACATATTTGTTCGCTTGGTCGAGCTCGACAACCACGTACTCGACTTGGCGATCACCAATCTTTCCGCGTCGAATCTCATTCGCTTCGTTCCCCAATACAAGCATGCCTCGGGCACCCAAACCATCCACTTGTTGAGGCGTCAGTTTCGCTTCGGGATACTCACCGTTGGGATCGTATTTCTCAAAATCTCCATGACTGCCAACGTCGCGAACATAGTCCTCCGCGTGGTCCATTTGGACGTACTCGCGATCGGTCGCAAACAATCGGCGAAATAAGACGGAGGCAATCGCGTCCACCGCCTTGGCAAATCCGGCGTCAACGCGTTCCATCAAACTCGGCTCAGATGCCGGCTCGATCGATTCAATGGCTTTCGGTGGAGCCACCACGGCTTTCGGTGGAGCCACCACGGCCGCTTGGCCATGGCACACAGACACCATCCAAATGGCAGATAGGATGACGATCAGACAAAACGCCAAAAATTTTTCGTCAACAAGCCTTAACATCCGCGAACTCCTTCCCGCCCGTCCTAGGCGGATTGCGTTTAAGTCTGGACGGTGCTTCTCACACCTCGACCGGCCGTCCCCGTCACCCGAAACCCGCCATCCCAACTGCCCAAACCGGTTCTGGCGGAACTTTTAGCCTATAACTCCTGTTATGTCAATTGTTTACGGTGCAGCACGGGGGCAGATACATTTTTAAAATATCCCGTTGTCTAAAATGTCGAAATGCTTATCATAGACTGGGGCAACCAGCCCGAGAGGTGAAACAGGTACCATGAGCGAGTTAGTTCCGAGCGACGTCACAATCCTCGATTTACTGCGAAAACGTGAATGGATGACGGTCACTGATTTCCGGTCAGCGCTAGGTGTGACCTCGACCGCAGTCCGGCAGCGACTCACCCGACTCCTTGCGCAGGGTTTTCTGCAACGTGAATTGATTGAAACCAACGGTCGTGGGCGACCGAGCCACCGCTACTGTTTGACTCCCGAGGGTCGCCGCCAAACGGGAGCCAATTTCGGTGATTTGGCCGTGGCCCTTTGGCAAGAATTACGTGCGATCGAAGACGTGGAGGTCAGACGCGGACTGCTGCAACGACTCTCCAGTCGGCTCGCCGAGTCCTACTCCGACCAAATCCAAGGCGAGACCGTTCAGGAACGAATGGAGGCCTTGGCCGCACTTTTTCAGCAGCGTCAAATTCCGTTTGAAGTCCAACAGGACGAATGCCAATTACCGATCTTGACGACCTTTGCCTGTCCCTACCCGGAACTCGCGGAGCAAGACGCGACCATTTGCGCCGTGGAGCGGTTGATGTTCTCGGAATTGCTAGGACAAAAAATGAATTTGGACCGTTGTCGACTGAATGGCGACACTTGCTGCAGTTTCCGCGGTTCAGACGGCCGGACGAAAGAAGAATTGAAGTCAAACCAGCGGCAGCAGCTACCGAGCTCCGACCCTAGCCAATAAGGTGCAGAAGTGCAAAGATATCGGGCTCCATTTTGTTCGGTCTGCTGACCTTTACTACTATCCCACAATTACGATTGACAGGACGATTGTCATGACGCGACCTTGGATTGAAGGACGCTTTGAAGAGAACGTGGTGACGACCACCGTTGAGCAAGCGATAAATTGGGCACGACAATCGAGCATTTGGCCCATGACCTTCGGACTTGCTTGCTGTGCGATTGAGATGATGGCCGCTGGAGCCAGCCGATATGACCTCGATCGGTTTGGCGCAGGAGCATTCCGCGCCACCCCAAGACAGGCTGACCTGATGATTGTAGCGGGAACGGTCACCTACAAAATGGCCAGCCGGGTCCAACGACTCTACAACCTCATGCCCGATCCCAAATACGTGATCGCGATGGGTGCGTGCACGGTCGGCGGCGGCCCCTACTTTAAGTGGGGTTACCATGTGGTGAAGGGGGTCGACTTAGTCGTACCCGTCGATGTTTATGTCCCCGGTTGCCCACCGCGACCGGAAGCGTTGCTTGAGGGCCTGATGCGAATTCAGGATAAAATCAATGGTCACCGAATTGCCAAGCAAACATCGGTAGAAGTCAAGGGCTTCCTCGAAGCCGGAGACAAGATGGAAGATGAGTTACCCATCCCTCATCATTCGGGATACGTGAAAGCTCCGGCCGACAAAGATCCGTTGTTGGATCACCAAAAAATTACCGGTTAGGTTACTAGAGGGTCTTGTTATTAGATCCGTCCTGCTCAGAGTGAAGGCAAATGACAGATACGCTTAAAGTCGAAAATCTCCATGTGAGCGTCGAAGGAAAAGAAATCCTTAAAGGCGTGGACCTGCAAATCAACCGGGGCGAGACCCACGCACTGATGGGCCCGAACGGGTCCGGCAAAAGCACGCTGGGCCTCGCTTTGATGGGTCACCCCAACTACGAGGTGACGTCAGGATCAATCCATCTGAACGATTTAAATCTACTGGAAATGGAAGCTGACCAGAGAGCACGAGCTGGCTTATTCATGGCTTTCCAACGGCCAATCGCCATCCCCGGCGTGAAGATGGCTGACTTCCTGCGTCATGCAACGACCAACGTGCGAAACCCGGACAGGCAAGAGGGTGAAGATTTAATCCCGATGCGTGAGTTCCGCAAGGAAATCCGTGACCGCATGGAGCAACTCAAGATTGATTCTGAGTTCGCTCGTCGGTACGTCAATGATGGTTTCTCAGGCGGCGAGATGAAACGAGCTGAGATTCTGCAACTCGCGATGCTGCAGCCGAAGTTCGCGGTGCTTGACGAGACAGACAGTGGGCTGGACGCAGACGCGGTTCTTCTCGCGAGTCAAAGCATCGCAGAGATTGGTCGCAAACAGATCGGACTGTTGATCATCACACACCATGACAAACTACTAGAACACAACCGTCCCGACTTCACCCACGTAATGCTGGGCGGACGAATTGTCGAGACAGGCGGCGTGGAATTAGCAGCTGAGCTGTACTCGAAGGGTTACGACCGAATCCGCAAGAAGTACCCCGAGGCTGATGCCGCCAATCAGGCCATGTTGTCGGAAGAGGCAGAAGCCACCGCCTGATTTCAGGAATCGCTTTGAGAAACGTCCTTCGAAAATTTTTAACGCAGTAGGATCGAAGCTATGGCAACGGATATCACCTCAAAATCGTCTGGGAATATCGGTGAGATTAACAAATATGATTTCCGGACCGATTCCAAAGCCGTCTTCAAGGCAAGGAAAGGAGTCGACGCCGAAATCGTCCAGCAAATCTCCGATATGAAGGACGAGCCGCAGTGGATGCGAGACTTCCGCTTGAAGAGTTTTGAAATCTTCGAATCGAAGCCGACACCCGAGTGGGGTGGCAGTATCGACATCGATTTCCAGGATATCTACTACTACCTCAAACCCACCGACCACCAAGGGCGGAGCTGGGATGATGTGCCCCAGGAAATCAAGGACACGTTTGACAAGTTGGGGATTCCCGAGGCAGAGAAGAAGTTCCTTGCGGGTGTCAAAGCTCAATTCGAAAGCGAAGTCGTCTACGGTTCTCTCAAGGAAGAGCTGTCGGAAAAAGGGGTGATTTTCACCGACACGGACACCGCCGTCAAAGAACACCCGGAATTGCTGCGGGAGTATTTCGGAAAGATCATCCCTCCGTCGGATAATAAATTCGCCGCATTAAACAGTGCAGTTTGGTCGGGTGGGTCATTCATCTACATCCCGAAGGGCGTTTCCATCGACTATCCGCTGCAAGCCTATTTCCGAATTAACGCCGAAAATATGGGCCAATTCGAGCGAACACTCATCATTGTCGACGAGGGGGCTCAGATCCATTACGTCGAGGGCTGCACAGCACCCATGTACAGCACCGAAAGTCTTCACTCGGCCGTGGTTGAGATCGTGGTCAAGAAGAATGCTCGTTGCCGCTACACGACAATTCAAAATTGGGCGAACAACATCTACAACCTCGTCACGAAGCGCGCCGTTGCCTACCAGGACGCAACCATGGAATGGATTGACGGAAATCTCGGCAGCCGTCTGACCATGAAGTACCCGGCTGTTTACATGATGGAACCAGGAGCCCGCGGCGAGATCCTGTCGATTGCGTTCTCCTCGGCAGGCCAACATCAAGACGCGGGTGCGAAATTGGTCCACTGTGCACCCAACACCACCGGACAAATCATCTCCAAATCGATCTCAAAAAATGGTGGCCGAAGCAGCTACCGAGGTTTGGTAAAAGTTGAGAAGGGAGCTCACAACTCCAAATCAAACGTCGTCTGTGATGCTCTGATTCTCGATCCGGAAAGTCGCAGCGACACCTATCCCTACATTGAAATTGCCGAACAAGATGTCTCGATCGGTCACGAAGCAAGCGTTTCTCGTATCGGCGAAGAACAGCTCTTTTATCTAATGAGTCGCGGGTTGAGCGAGGCCGAAGCCAGCACGATGATTGTTAATGGTTTCATCGAACCGCTCGTAAAAGAACTGCCGATGGAATACGCGGTGGAAATGAATCGTTTGATTCAACTGCAAATGGAGGGATCGGTTGGCTGATGCTCCGGCCAGAGAACGATCTACCTGCGATTTCACGACTGCCAATCGATCGACATTCCAACCCGATCAGCGGAAGTTTTCCTTTCAGAGCTTGAGTTTGTACGATGCCCCCAACAACAATGACGGCGACCGGATTTTCCCAAGAAGCTTTCGATGCATTTCTGCAATCGAGAAATGAACCCGGTTGGCTTTCAGACTTGCGTCGCCAAGCTTGGCAAACGTTTTGCGACAAAGATCTTCCATCGCGAACCGAAGAAGAATGGACGCGGACGGATATCCGTCTGTTTAAACTCGCCAAATACGGCATCCCGATGGAGGAATCGACGTCCGCTGCCGCCACATCGCTGCTCGATCAAGGTGTGGATCTTGGTGGCTCGACTTCCACCGTCAATGGCGTTCCAATCACTGGGTCGCAACGCTCAGAGTTGGCGGAGCAGGGGGTGATTTTTGGCAATTTGACCGATCTAATTCAAGAACACGGTGACCTGATTCGGAAGCATCTGTTTCAGCGAGCCGTTGATCCCCACCAAGACAAATTCTCAGCACTTCACGCGGCGTGCTGGACGAGTGGTACATTCCTTTACGTTCCTCGCGGAGTGGTTGTCAAACAGCCCTTCCACTCGCTCTCCTCGATCAACGGTCAAGGAGTGGACCTTGGACACACCTTGGTTGTCGTCGAGGACAATGCGGAAGTGACCTTCTTAAACGAGATGCGGTGCAACCAGGAAAGCGATTCTGGTCTACATTGCGGCGCTACGGAATTGATTATTGGTTCCAATGCGAGCCTCCGTTTTGTCAATCTACAGGACTGGTCCCAAAACGTTTGGCACTTTGCCCACCAAAGCGCAACGGTTGGTCGAGATGCATCCTTACAATGGACCGTCGGCGCTCTTGGTAGTCGGCTGGCGAAGGTAAATCAAACGGTAGCACTGACGGGTCTGGGAGCCGCATGCCAGGTCAACGGTGTGATGTTTACCGAAGGTAAGCAGCACCTGTCCTATCACACCATGCAACACCACGTCGCGCCACACTGCCGTAGTGATTTCCTCTATAAGGCAGCTTTGCAGGATACCTCTCGTACGGTTTGGCGGGGAATGATCAAGGTCGACGAAAAAGCCCAGAAAACAGATGGCTACCAACGAAACGATAACTTGCTGCTCTCCGGGCGAGCCCGTGCTGATGCAATTCCCGGACTCGAAATCGAGGCGGACGATGTACGCTGCACCCACGGAGCAACCACCGGACGTGTGGACGAAGAATTAATCTTTTATGCTCAATCACGCGGTTACACGCGACGCGAAGCGGTCCGCCTAATCGTTACTGGCTTCTTCCAGCAAGTATTCGATCGCATCACGATCGACAGCGTGAGAGATGCCCTTGGACACGCCATCGCACGTCGCGTGCGAGACTACGAATAAACGGATAGATGATGAGCGAATTCGTAAAAGTTGCCGACATCGGCGAACTCTCTGATCCTGGCAAACAACTTGTCGAGGCAGATGATCAACTGTTGGTCCTCTTCCATGTGGATGGGCAGTACTACTGCCTCGATGACGTCTGCACCCACGATGGTGGTCCCCTCGGGGAAGGCGAACTTAACGGCAAGTCAATCGCCTGTCCCAGACACGGTGCCAAATTTAATATCTGCACGGGCAAAGCCGAAACAATGCCAGCCACTGAGGACACACGCTCCCACCAAGTACAGGTCAGAGACGATGGGATCTACGTGAAAGTCAATGACGGATCACCGTCAGAAGCCTCGAGCGAAGTAGTTGAACCGAACCCAGCCAAAACGAATACCAGTACCCACTCGGCAGCAGCCATGCCAAGCCAACCAGCAAAGACCGAACCGACGGCCGGGGGAGAGCCGCCCGCACCGGCAAGCGAGGAGGCTCTGGATGCGACGCCCGTAACCAATCCTTCCACGGCTGCAGAATTCAAAACGCTCAGTGAAGAAGTGGTGTTCGAACAACTCAAAAAAGTGATCGATCCCGAACTTTTCGTAAACATTGTCGACCTGGGACTGATCTATACCGTCGAGCTGAAGGAAAATAGCGAAGGCCAAAAAGATGTCACGATCGAAATGACCATGACGAGCCCCGCTTGTCCCGCAGGACCTCAGCTCATCGCTAACAGCCGTCAGGTGGTTGGTCAACTTAACGGGGTTGCCGAAGTCGAAGTCAAGATCGTCATGGATCCTCCTTGGACACCCGACAAAATGACCGACGATGCGAAAGATCAACTCGGGATCTTCTAGCCGACCTGAAGATTGAAGCGGTTTCTCTCCCAAAGACGTCTCCCGGAGGAGGCAACGGAGACCGATTCTGCGAAATGCAAAATTCGTTGCTCGGAGATCCCGGGGAACGATCCGCAATGTTTGGCATGACTCTCCTCAGCTGCTCGATCAGATGTCCGGCAGACCATTCGGCGGCCAGCGCCCCAAGCCGCTCGAATACAGCTTTCACCCACGTGGTCGATTTTTGCTTAATTTCATTCCCAACCGCTTGGTTGGCACGGTAATAATCCTTTCGGCGCGCCTTATCAAAGGC harbors:
- a CDS encoding FG-GAP-like repeat-containing protein, which encodes MAYTFLGCLALSGCDGCRRQELPHPPAAFQPSAEAIAKHNEAVALMGQFDYSTAHDIFAELAAAHPEWEAVQVDLAIATLNRQQVGDSERARQLLGEILQQHPDNLRAYYCRGILDLDGGDPEAASKMFQHVAQADPTDAYAAYYAGQCLAQLGKPEEALPWFVKAIEMDPYLRSALYGAFQACLRLDKQQQATEFRELFQRLETNPQARVAEIKYTRMGPRAEVSSATSDIAPVGPPPGDLFRKSVALPGTDAKLSSHGQRTPNLTVCDMNQDGHLDLFIASASAVEREYNTVFFGGENGFQLAKSHPLAAVSQVNTAAWGDFDNDGAVDVYLLRSGPNSLWRQLADGQWLDITEMSETGGADINSTDGMAFDADHDGDLDLFVANDGPNELFNNNLNGTFRPLAEAQGIAGNGATREIIASDFDHDRDVDLIAINQHPPHEVYRNNRLWNYEPATGFDEFIKSPIQACLATDRDVDGQVELVTLGKSGLAVWRSEDQASWQSTPLGIARTDLSPPLATSDLNGNGTNDLIVSTNDSWLALAADGKRELARFPNKAPWRLANLDAAKGPSVIAVKPDATPIVWQPGPGRLPFIMLQFTGKEDQGEQMRSNRSGIGVSGAVRMGTDWAAFDTFRADSGPGQSWQPISVGTGGRGRIDYVKMTWPDGVFQTELGLTSGLRHVIEEDQRQVASCPVIFAWDGQQYRFITDALGVAGIGFNVGYGEYGDPRPWENLQLPSNLLKARQDKFEIKIGEPMEEVCYLDAARLVCYDLPPGWQMVIDERFHVLGPPPSGQPIFYRHEHLPIAATNDRGQDLLALLKTADFQAAQPGQRDSRFLGLNKAHDVILEFSISLDQPDLYLMMDGWIEYPYSQTMFAAWQADASYDAPTIEVEDTDGVWHIVTEQFGYLAGMPRRALLPLDRSRIPAGAKRLRIRTNVEIYWDRIALIQAETNDTVRVKSMPLRQAVVDEVGFARRTNLAQHRPHYDYNQRAPLWDTRHLKGHYTSFGEATPLVTTIDDAVAIIGPGEEVELRFSDQSEQLPTDWSRTFVLELNGWCKDMDLYTRDGATVAPLPRRHPTKNPAELQQRDQLHQQFNQRFRSGF
- the dusB gene encoding tRNA dihydrouridine synthase DusB; the protein is MINPSVKPADLREPSVGPQAIEIGSVRVDPPVLQAPMAGFTNYAFRQIVRDYGGAGLQATEMVNAKGFVWMDETRCEHPDRLWGVKQEARPLAVQIWDNDPTTMARVGARLAHEYEVSVVDINFGCPVRQVTEKAHSGSYLLRDPDRMGTIIERVVKACHPVPVTAKIRLGCTRDSVNAIEIAQVVESAGASALTVHGRTAADFFRGSADWDLISEIKPHLRRIPLIGNGDLDSPAKVLTAFERYAVDGVMIARACLGRPWLFQQVCAALKGQPIPPDPTLDQQRECMVRHYQLVVERFGVEKGTMLMRKFACCYAQGLFGARQFRTQVGKVSTPDEFYQVVKEYFPRERPNGKS
- a CDS encoding alanine/glycine:cation symporter family protein, coding for MLRLVDEKFLAFCLIVILSAIWMVSVCHGQAAVVAPPKAVVAPPKAIESIEPASEPSLMERVDAGFAKAVDAIASVLFRRLFATDREYVQMDHAEDYVRDVGSHGDFEKYDPNGEYPEAKLTPQQVDGLGARGMLVLGNEANEIRRGKIGDRQVEYVVVELDQANKYVLVKNAEHPQGEFQQISRKRELLKPDKVLTWDQVDALAAKGWLKTDPQHSVAGKPYLLKEKFGGAPIVVLWLAAGSVFFTFYMGWFNFWGFRHAVEIVRGRYDNPNEPGEVTHLQALASALSATVGLGNIAGVTIAMTLGGPGAFFWMVACGVFGMTSKFVECTLGQKYRTVKPDGTILGGPMQYLHVGLKELGLGPLGLVLSVVFSVMCIMASFGGGNMFQANQSGAQLVSTIQSGQIQQLSDLNEKIRTAAAEDSFDELASLEEQRAALVSEMSGFKRKFLVIFGIVLAVAVGFVIIGGIKRIGAAAEKVVPTMCLVYIGACLWIIMMHITDVPALVVSIFSQAFTGQAFGGGIVGVMVLGIQRAAFSNEAGVGSAAIAHSAAKTDEPVREGAVALLGPFIDTVVVCSMTALVILITNAWDYDPWVVDQGLQGAALTSVAFEREISWFPYVLAVAVVLFAFSTIISWSYYGERCWERLFGARSTVVYRCIYVTCVFIGAIVNLGAVLDFSDMMILSMAFPNVLGVVLLSPKVKRDLADYWRRYKAGEFKTYK
- a CDS encoding ArsR family transcriptional regulator yields the protein MSELVPSDVTILDLLRKREWMTVTDFRSALGVTSTAVRQRLTRLLAQGFLQRELIETNGRGRPSHRYCLTPEGRRQTGANFGDLAVALWQELRAIEDVEVRRGLLQRLSSRLAESYSDQIQGETVQERMEALAALFQQRQIPFEVQQDECQLPILTTFACPYPELAEQDATICAVERLMFSELLGQKMNLDRCRLNGDTCCSFRGSDGRTKEELKSNQRQQLPSSDPSQ
- a CDS encoding NADH-quinone oxidoreductase subunit B, with amino-acid sequence MTRPWIEGRFEENVVTTTVEQAINWARQSSIWPMTFGLACCAIEMMAAGASRYDLDRFGAGAFRATPRQADLMIVAGTVTYKMASRVQRLYNLMPDPKYVIAMGACTVGGGPYFKWGYHVVKGVDLVVPVDVYVPGCPPRPEALLEGLMRIQDKINGHRIAKQTSVEVKGFLEAGDKMEDELPIPHHSGYVKAPADKDPLLDHQKITG
- the sufC gene encoding Fe-S cluster assembly ATPase SufC, which produces MTDTLKVENLHVSVEGKEILKGVDLQINRGETHALMGPNGSGKSTLGLALMGHPNYEVTSGSIHLNDLNLLEMEADQRARAGLFMAFQRPIAIPGVKMADFLRHATTNVRNPDRQEGEDLIPMREFRKEIRDRMEQLKIDSEFARRYVNDGFSGGEMKRAEILQLAMLQPKFAVLDETDSGLDADAVLLASQSIAEIGRKQIGLLIITHHDKLLEHNRPDFTHVMLGGRIVETGGVELAAELYSKGYDRIRKKYPEADAANQAMLSEEAEATA
- the sufB gene encoding Fe-S cluster assembly protein SufB, whose translation is MATDITSKSSGNIGEINKYDFRTDSKAVFKARKGVDAEIVQQISDMKDEPQWMRDFRLKSFEIFESKPTPEWGGSIDIDFQDIYYYLKPTDHQGRSWDDVPQEIKDTFDKLGIPEAEKKFLAGVKAQFESEVVYGSLKEELSEKGVIFTDTDTAVKEHPELLREYFGKIIPPSDNKFAALNSAVWSGGSFIYIPKGVSIDYPLQAYFRINAENMGQFERTLIIVDEGAQIHYVEGCTAPMYSTESLHSAVVEIVVKKNARCRYTTIQNWANNIYNLVTKRAVAYQDATMEWIDGNLGSRLTMKYPAVYMMEPGARGEILSIAFSSAGQHQDAGAKLVHCAPNTTGQIISKSISKNGGRSSYRGLVKVEKGAHNSKSNVVCDALILDPESRSDTYPYIEIAEQDVSIGHEASVSRIGEEQLFYLMSRGLSEAEASTMIVNGFIEPLVKELPMEYAVEMNRLIQLQMEGSVG